In Carya illinoinensis cultivar Pawnee chromosome 7, C.illinoinensisPawnee_v1, whole genome shotgun sequence, the following are encoded in one genomic region:
- the LOC122314858 gene encoding F-box/kelch-repeat protein At3g06240-like produces MLGFIEIDAPFWDGSAVRDLFFRFKQRGRAVKMVGSCNGLVCVTLYNHKDFYIWNPSTGAHRKLPDPEVSPDGGTYKYGFGYDSSSGDYKVLVASYGARNPGHFLGSEGKLFSLKRNSWIRIQVLDNPYESYYSAGILCNGALHWEVVLDEPYKCQMIVAFNLAEEKFINVPYPSIPIEEYDEEEEVIDICFDGLRNLGGRLCFTCYRSNFVDLLVMMEYGVQQSWERMFKVVCDDPFGLFMNLFALWSSSAGQFVGIYKRQELMRKFFEEETHETFVFCRHPDGWEAVVFAESLLSPNDYDLDDV; encoded by the coding sequence ATGCTTGGATTCATAGAGATTGATGCACCTTTCTGGGACGGTTCTGCTGTGAGAGATCTCTTTTTCCGATTCAAGCAACGGGGTCGTGCTGTTAAGATGGTGGGATCTTGTAATGGTCTGGTTTGCGTCACCCTATATAACCATAAGGATTTCTATATTTGGAATCCATCAACTGGAGCCCACAGGAAACTACCTGACCCTGAAGTTTCACCCGATGGTGGGACGTACAAGTATGGCTTCGGCTATGATTCATCCTCTGGTGACTATAAGGTCCTTGTGGCCTCTTACGGTGCCAGGAATCCTGGTCATTTTCTTGGGTCTGAAGGCAAGCTTTTCTCGTTGAAAAGAAACTCCTGGATAAGGATTCAAGTCCTCGATAACCCATATGAATCTTACTACTCAGCAGGGATCCTTTGCAATGGTGCTCTGCATTGGGAAGTCGTGTTGGACGAGCCTTATAAATGTCAAATGATCGTTGCGTTTAATTTAGCTGAGGAGAAATTCATCAACGTTCCTTACCCTTCGATACCCATAGAAGAGTatgatgaagaggaagaagttaTAGACATATGTTTCGATGGTTTGAGGAATCTTGGGGGACGCCTATGTTTTACATGTTATAGATCTAACTTCGTCGACTTATTGGTAATGATGGAATATGGAGTTCAGCAATCATGGGAACGTATGTTTAAAGTTGTGTGTGATGATCCATTTGgactttttatgaatttattcgcGCTATGGTCCTCAAGTGCTGGTCAGTTTGTGGGCATATATAAGAGACAGGAGTTAATGAGGAAATTTTTTGAAGAAGAGACTCATGAGACCTTTGTTTTTTGTCGTCACCCAGATGGTTGGGAAGCAGTTGTTTTTGCCGAGAGTTTACTTTCGCCTAATGATTATGATTTGGACGATGTTTAA
- the LOC122315266 gene encoding 1-aminocyclopropane-1-carboxylate synthase 3-like, whose protein sequence is MKLLSRKAMCNTHGQDSSYFLGWQEYENNPFDEVQNRNGIIQMGLAENQLSFDLLESWLANNPDVAGFKRDGNSIFRELALFQDYHGLPSFKKALVEFMAEIRGNRVTFDPSRIVLTAGATSANETLMFCLAEAGEAFLLPTPYYPGFDRDLKWRTGAEIVPIHCTSSNGFQITASALEEAYQEAEKRNLRVKGVLVTNPSNPLGTTMTRNELNLLIKFITAKNIHLISDEIYSGTVFKHSPRFVSVMEVLKDRDYDKTEVWNRVHIVYSLSKDLGLPGFRVGAIYSNDDMVVAAATKMSSFGLVSSQTQYLLSALLSDKKFTKNYISENQKRLGKRQRMLVMGLQKAGISWLESNNAGLFCWVDMRHLLHSNTFEEEMELWKKIVYDVGLNISPGSSCHCSEPGWFRVCFANMSEATLNLAMQRLTDFVAEYSTANGHKRLHHSSKNSKKTSLTLPDKWLIRRLNWIRKIQKWLSRHLNWIEKIQNGC, encoded by the exons atgaagctATTGTCTAGAAAGGCCATGTGCAACACTCATGGACAAGATTCATCGTACTTCCTAGGGTGGCAAGAATACGAGAACAACCCCTTTGATGAGGTTCAGAATCGAAATGGGATAATTCAGATGGGTCTCGCAGAGAATCAG CTGTCCTTTGATCTTCTTGAATCGTGGCTTGCTAACAACCCAGACGTCGCTGGATTCAAGAGAGATGGAAACTCCATATTCAGAGAGCTTGCTCTCTTCCAAGATTATCATGGCCTCCCCTCTTTTAAgaag GCATTGGTAGAATTCATGGCAGAAATCAGAGGGAACAGAGTGACCTTTGACCCCAGCCGCATAGTTCTCACCGCCGGCGCAACTTCAGCTAACGAGACACTCATGTTTTGCTTGGCTGAAGCCGGCGAAGCCTTTCTCCTTCCAACTCCTTATTATCCTGG ATTTGATAGAGACCTCAAGTGGCGAACTGGAGCTGAGATTGTACCGATACACTGCACTAGCTCCAATGGCTTCCAGATTACTGCATCAGCTCTCGAAGAAGCCTACCAAGAAGCAGAAAAACGTAATCTAAGAGTCAAAGGTGTTTTGGTCACGAATCCATCAAATCCATTGGGAACAACCATGACTCGAAATGAACTGAATCTCCTCATCAAATTCATTACCGCCAAAAACATCCATCTTATTAGCGACGAAATTTATTCCGGGACTGTTTTTAAGCACTCGCCACGCTTTGTGAGCGTCATGGAAGTTCTAAAGGACAGAGACTATGACAAAACCGAAGTCTGGAATCGAGTTCACATTGTTTACAGTCTTTCGAAGGACCTGGGCCTGCCTGGTTTTCGCGTTGGAGCAATCTACTCCAACGACGACATGGTCGTTGCCGCGGCAACCAAAATGTCCAGCTTTGGCCTGGTTTCTTCCCAAACACAATACCTTCTTTCCGCATTGCTTTCGGACAAGAAATTCACGAAAAACTACATCTCCGAGAACCAAAAAAGGCTTGGAAAACGACAGAGAATGCTCGTCATGGGTCTTCAAAAAGCCGGTATTAGCTGGCTTGAGAGCAATAATGCAGGTCTATTTTGCTGGGTAGACATGAGGCATCTGTTGCACTCCAACACATTCGAAGAAGAAATGGAGCTTTGGAAGAAAATTGTTTACGATGTCGGGTTAAACATCTCTCCGGGATCGTCCTGCCACTGCTCCGAACCTGGTTGGTTCCGTGTCTGCTTCGCCAACATGTCTGAAGCAACTTTGAACCTCGCCATGCAACGATTGACTGACTTTGTAGCAGAATACTCCACCGCCAACGGCCACAAAAGATTGCACCATTCTTCCAAGAACTCTAAAAAAACGTCACTGACGTTACCAGATAAATGGCTTATACGACGTTTAAATTGGATacgaaaaatacaaaaatggcTTTCGCGTCATTTAAATTGGatagaaaaaatacaaaatggttGTTAA